A genomic region of Candidatus Zixiibacteriota bacterium contains the following coding sequences:
- a CDS encoding DpnI domain-containing protein, whose amino-acid sequence MQVKLSPGLANNYTSLSQKVRVFSEEWVHQEGFCPSCGSKLDRYKNNQQSKDFNCDTCNENFELKSSSNAFGAKVLDGAYSSMIASLNSDKSSSLLLLRYDRTNHSVRDFLVIPRHFFVPSMIQKRNPLSPSAKRYPYVGCSILIGSVPEAAKVYFLKEGVVIPKKQVMSEWTRGEFLRGEKKFENKSWLVDTMKCIDMLKHSEFSLSDIYEFEGFLTERHPNNRFIKDKLRQQLQILRDNGYLQFLGNGKYRLER is encoded by the coding sequence ATGCAGGTCAAGCTTTCGCCCGGATTAGCAAACAACTACACAAGCCTTTCTCAAAAAGTGAGAGTGTTCTCGGAAGAGTGGGTGCATCAGGAAGGCTTTTGCCCATCTTGTGGAAGCAAATTAGACCGGTACAAAAATAACCAACAGTCAAAAGATTTCAACTGTGATACCTGTAACGAGAACTTCGAGCTAAAGAGCTCGTCCAATGCCTTCGGTGCAAAAGTGCTTGACGGCGCCTATTCCAGCATGATTGCGAGTCTAAATAGCGATAAAAGCTCAAGCTTACTGTTACTCAGGTATGACCGCACCAATCATTCAGTCCGAGATTTCCTGGTCATTCCAAGACATTTTTTCGTTCCCTCAATGATTCAAAAGCGTAATCCATTGTCTCCCTCAGCAAAAAGATATCCTTATGTAGGCTGTTCTATTTTGATCGGTTCGGTGCCTGAAGCAGCAAAGGTCTATTTTCTCAAAGAGGGGGTCGTGATACCAAAGAAGCAAGTTATGAGCGAATGGACGAGAGGGGAGTTCCTTCGCGGCGAGAAAAAATTCGAAAATAAAAGCTGGCTGGTAGATACGATGAAGTGTATAGATATGCTCAAGCATTCCGAATTTTCTCTTTCGGACATATATGAATTTGAAGGCTTCTTGACTGAGAGACATCCCAATAATCGATTTATCAAAGACAAGCTGAGACAACAACTCCAGATTTTAAGAGACAACGGTTATTTGCAATTTCTTGGAAATGGAAAGTACAGGCTGGAAAGGTAG
- a CDS encoding transposase codes for MPLRRRTQLSDHRVFFVTTTTRNHAKLFHSNELLTLLHSIIFERVKYHQATLFGYVLMINHFHLLVKLEGGGVGLSKLMRDIKSLSARQIFPNSKGIWMERFDDVSVTSGEQFRRKLNYIHFNPVKAKLVEQAENYRFSSAKSWNTGKAEAGVTVDF; via the coding sequence ATGCCGCTTAGACGTAGAACGCAACTATCAGATCATCGTGTCTTTTTCGTAACAACCACTACGCGCAATCACGCGAAATTATTTCATTCAAATGAACTCCTAACTCTTCTGCATTCGATCATCTTTGAGCGGGTAAAATACCATCAAGCCACACTATTTGGGTATGTCCTCATGATCAATCATTTCCATCTTCTTGTCAAACTGGAAGGTGGTGGGGTTGGACTCTCAAAATTGATGCGAGATATAAAATCTCTCTCTGCACGCCAGATATTCCCGAATTCGAAGGGGATCTGGATGGAAAGATTTGATGATGTCTCAGTCACGAGTGGAGAACAGTTCAGACGCAAGCTTAACTATATTCATTTTAATCCAGTCAAAGCCAAGCTGGTTGAGCAAGCCGAAAACTATCGCTTTTCTTCAGCTAAAAGCTGGAACACAGGAAAGGCAGAAGCCGGCGTGACTGTGGATTTTTGA
- the lepB gene encoding signal peptidase I — MENDFLIKEHQQIESQRAARQFLNRKERKPLWREYLETAIVALVAAVLLRLFVVSAYRVNSGSMEDTLMTGDYIFVNKLAYQYGTAPQPGDIIVFKYPNNLEQDYIKRIVAIGGQTIQIADKVVYVDNAVATIPTHAKNIDKRSIPGDLSFRDNVAPFVVPEGTFFVMGDNRDDSKDSRFWGTVPNEYIRGKAVFIYWSWEPDSNPPGWGFPYIVDLIQWIGHGMYNFPTHVRWDRILTPITD, encoded by the coding sequence ATGGAGAATGATTTCCTCATCAAGGAACACCAGCAGATTGAAAGCCAGCGCGCGGCTCGTCAATTCCTTAACCGGAAAGAACGGAAACCGCTCTGGCGTGAATATCTGGAAACGGCAATTGTCGCGCTCGTCGCGGCAGTCCTGCTTCGCCTTTTTGTCGTCTCTGCCTACCGGGTCAATTCCGGCTCAATGGAAGACACGCTTATGACTGGCGATTATATTTTCGTTAATAAGCTGGCTTACCAGTACGGAACCGCGCCCCAACCGGGCGATATCATCGTCTTCAAGTATCCCAATAATCTTGAACAGGATTATATCAAACGGATCGTCGCCATAGGCGGCCAAACGATACAGATTGCGGACAAGGTTGTCTATGTCGACAACGCCGTCGCGACTATCCCGACTCACGCCAAAAATATCGACAAACGGAGTATCCCCGGCGATCTCAGCTTCAGGGATAATGTGGCTCCGTTTGTTGTCCCCGAAGGGACATTTTTCGTCATGGGCGACAATCGCGACGACAGCAAAGACAGCCGTTTCTGGGGAACTGTGCCCAATGAATATATCAGAGGGAAAGCAGTGTTCATCTACTGGTCGTGGGAGCCGGACTCAAATCCGCCCGGATGGGGATTTCCATACATTGTGGATCTGATTCAGTGGATTGGGCATGGGATGTACAACTTCCCGACTCATGTCCGCTGGGACCGGATTCTCACTCCGATAACTGACTAA
- the hemW gene encoding radical SAM family heme chaperone HemW: protein MPFGLYLHFPFCPYKCSYCDFYKELFDAGLQQRFFEGLTIETELAAESAAADSFDNEISTIFIGGGTPSMVDLEQFGRWFEHFKKFFVVPDGIEFSFENNPDSVSVEQLQAIKELGITRPTFGIQSFNARLLRLLNRPHKPEDSQKAAYLANALGFQTYGVDLIFGLPKQTTAMLSADIDQLMDISPPHISFYQLTVEQNTRLYDKVTSGALTVPDADTMLAMYRSGCERFVEAGYTRYEVSSFAKPGHECAHNIGYWEGRDYLGLGPSAHSFMNGRRFANTPDIVEYTKTLRMGKRPLVPDESGIEDRMTEAIMLGLRTSRGINRSHFTTRFGASIEDRFDRSQYDIFIQSGHLIPDGGVLRLSDDGIYLADEITRRLLK, encoded by the coding sequence ATGCCTTTCGGCCTCTATCTCCACTTTCCATTCTGCCCCTATAAATGTTCCTACTGCGACTTTTATAAGGAGCTTTTCGATGCGGGACTTCAACAGCGTTTCTTTGAAGGTCTGACTATCGAAACCGAGCTTGCCGCCGAATCCGCCGCGGCGGATTCTTTTGACAATGAAATCAGCACTATTTTTATTGGCGGCGGGACTCCGTCGATGGTCGACCTTGAGCAGTTCGGCCGATGGTTTGAGCATTTCAAGAAATTCTTCGTTGTCCCGGACGGTATTGAGTTTTCGTTTGAAAATAATCCTGATTCGGTTTCAGTCGAGCAGTTGCAGGCAATAAAAGAGCTTGGGATAACCCGCCCGACATTTGGAATCCAGTCCTTCAATGCGCGACTGCTGCGGCTTCTCAACCGCCCTCACAAACCCGAAGACAGCCAAAAAGCGGCGTATCTTGCAAACGCGCTCGGGTTCCAGACGTACGGAGTGGATCTGATTTTCGGACTCCCGAAACAAACCACAGCCATGCTCTCGGCCGACATCGACCAACTGATGGATATTTCTCCGCCGCATATTTCATTTTACCAGCTCACGGTCGAGCAGAATACGCGGCTCTATGATAAAGTCACAAGCGGCGCATTGACAGTGCCCGATGCCGACACAATGCTTGCGATGTACCGAAGCGGGTGCGAGCGATTTGTCGAAGCTGGCTATACGCGCTACGAAGTCTCCTCGTTTGCCAAGCCGGGGCATGAGTGCGCGCATAATATCGGCTATTGGGAAGGAAGAGACTATTTGGGGCTTGGACCGTCGGCGCATTCGTTTATGAATGGACGAAGGTTCGCCAATACACCGGACATAGTCGAATACACTAAGACACTTCGCATGGGCAAACGCCCGCTTGTGCCAGATGAGTCGGGAATCGAAGATCGCATGACCGAAGCAATAATGCTTGGCCTGCGGACTTCGCGCGGGATAAATCGAAGTCACTTCACGACCCGATTCGGGGCGTCGATAGAGGATCGCTTTGACCGCTCGCAATATGACATATTTATCCAATCGGGCCACCTTATTCCCGATGGCGGCGTGTTGCGATTATCCGATGACGGCATTTATCTCGCCGACGAAATCACCCGCCGCCTCCTGAAATAG
- a CDS encoding VCBS repeat-containing protein, translating into MNRILMLTSLILCGLIPSSATAFEPLFDARLDYGVGSSPQSVTSADFDGDGKPDLAVANEGPSSVSILKNNGNGTFTSAVNYGVGSFPRSVTSADFDGDGKPDLAVANNGSNNVSILKNNGDGTFAVAVNYGVGLNPRSVTSADFDGDGKPDLAVANRNSDSVSILKNNGDGTFAEAVNYGVGSWPESVTSADFDGDGKPDLATANSFFFGSVSILRNNGNGTFASAVHYGVGGVPNSVTSADFDGDGKPDLATANVSSNTVSILKNNGNGTFAS; encoded by the coding sequence ATGAATCGTATTCTAATGCTAACATCACTTATCCTGTGCGGCTTGATTCCAAGTTCTGCGACTGCCTTTGAACCGCTTTTTGACGCTCGATTGGATTACGGGGTGGGGAGCTCTCCCCAGTCAGTGACATCCGCCGACTTTGACGGGGACGGGAAACCTGATCTGGCGGTCGCGAACGAGGGTCCCAGCAGTGTCTCGATCCTGAAAAACAACGGCAACGGAACCTTTACGTCAGCGGTGAATTACGGGGTGGGGAGTTTTCCCCGGTCAGTTACATCCGCCGACTTTGACGGGGACGGGAAACCTGATCTGGCAGTCGCGAATAATGGTTCCAACAATGTCTCGATCCTGAAAAACAACGGCGACGGGACCTTTGCGGTAGCGGTGAATTACGGGGTGGGGCTTAATCCCCGGTCAGTTACATCCGCCGACTTTGACGGGGACGGGAAACCTGACCTGGCGGTCGCGAATAGAAACTCCGACAGTGTCTCGATCCTGAAAAACAACGGCGACGGGACCTTTGCGGAGGCGGTCAATTACGGGGTGGGGAGCTGGCCCGAGTCAGTTACATCCGCCGACTTTGACGGGGACGGGAAACCTGATCTGGCGACCGCGAATTCTTTTTTCTTCGGAAGTGTCTCAATCCTGAGAAACAACGGCAACGGGACCTTTGCGTCAGCGGTGCATTACGGGGTGGGGGGCGTTCCTAATTCAGTTACATCCGCCGACTTTGACGGGGACGGGAAACCTGATCTGGCGACCGCGAATGTAAGTTCCAACACTGTCTCGATCCTGAAAAACAACGGCAACGGAACCTTTGCGTCA